GCCAGACCTTCATAAGAGATAGCCACCAGTGCGTTACCGATCCAGCCATTACGCTTGCCCCGGATCGGTCGCAAACTGTAGGCGAGAGCGAACACCAGGCCCAGCGCGACAAAAAAAGCAACCTGTCGACCCAGGAAAAGGGCAATACTCGCTCCGATCCAGGTGAGGACAGCGGTCAAAATATAGACGTGCCGTAATGAGACCTGCCCCGAAGGAATGAGGCGATGCGGCTCATTGATAGCATCGACTTCACGGTCGGCGTAATCGTTGACGACTTGTGACAGGCCACACAGGATGGGACCGGCCATAAACATACCAAGGAGCAGACGGCCAATCGACTCATTCCAGCCCAGGGCACCGCTGGCAATAGCGCCACACATAAAGGCCCAGGTTGGTGCGAACCAGGTGACCGGTTTCATCAACTGGATTGAACGCACCAACCATGCATAGCGCGATTGGGGCTGTTTGTGTAGGGGTAGCGACGGAGGAGAAGATAGCCTGGTTTGATCGCTCATGTCGCTCATGGGAAATGCTCTCTAGCGCATTGATGGCGCGGGGGCGCATTCACGCCCCCTTCAACACGATCGTTTACCGTCCGCGAATTTGAGGTGGTAAGACCACAATCCCTGCATCACCAGATGGAATATTGGCCTGATTGATTGACGCCAGTGGGATATTATTCCCCTGGTGGCAGGTGTAACAGCCGGGCACATTGTAAATCTGACCATCACCCAGACGCTGGTACGAATAGCGGCTGGCTGCACCACTACCGGTAGGAATTTCCGGTTTAGCAATCGCGCCGTAGCGCGGCCAGTTCTCGGCCAGCCAGGTTGTCAGCAGTAACATACGTTGTGCCTTCAACTTATTGTAGGCGTACAGCGGATTAAGGACATTATCGCCAGCCGGATTCAGCTCATAGGCCACAAAGTTACGCGAGTTGTGACAGAACGTACAGCCAACCCCAAGCGACCAGGCTTGATAATTCATCACGTTCTGGTTAATGGTCACCTGATCCTGCGTGCGACCGCCATCATAGGTCAGGGCAAGTGAACCACGCCCACTTTCGGGATCATTGGGATCGAATGGCTTCCAGACCTGATAATTGTAAATATAGAAGAGGATGGCATCTTTGAGCAGCACCGGCTCGCGAATCGCTTCGGGCTTCTGCGCCGGGTCAAGGATCGCCATTCCATTGGCATCGAGCGGATCAACCGTTACCTTAATCGGTGGCACCGAATTGATAAATTGAGCACCGAATCCCTCAAGATTATTAGGTGCATTGTTATGACAGGTTGCGCACTGGACATAATTCCCCTGCCAGTTGGGGAGGTTGACAATGAACTCTGCATTTACGTCACGCACCAGACGCAACATGTTCCGGGCGGCAATCTTCTGCGGATATTCATCACTGGCAAAGTTGTTGATGTTGTGACAATATTGACAACCAACGCCAAGGGCACCCGAAACATACTGCTGCATGTACGTCCAGATTTGGGCTGAACTCATCCCAATCAGCACCTGGACATTTACCGTATTTGGATACTGTTGGATCCAGGCCTGACCAGCCTGTACTCCTTCGTTCCATGCCTGCGTACCCATCCAGTTCTGGCGGCCATCGGTGGGAGTGACCGGAGGTGAGCTGGTGATAACTTTAATCCCGTCACTTGGACTCCAGCGTGCACCGGCTGTTTGTGCGGCCTCCCGTTGCGCACGGCCTAACGTCAAATCGTATACCCACCAGAAGGTGGCCGTCGTAATGACCGCGACAACGATTCCCACCGCCACCGAAACAACGATCGCCAATTGCCGATCACTTGGTCGTGACGATTGCATGGGCCTCTCCTGATCCAGATCGGCGAACCGATATTATCGGCGCCGATGCAAGCGCGAGATTGCGGCGGAAGGGCGACGCCGCCCCTGACTATGTATCGGTACTAAGTATACACGAATTGTTTTTTGAGGTCAATTTTTTTATTTATGTGCAAAAACGCCGAATCTCCGTCGCCTGCGAACAACAACCGCCAGCAGAAACGCTGCTGGCGGTTGCCGTCTCACGCGAGCCGTGGCCGGCCCGCCATCGGTCAAATCCCGAACAGCGCACGCGCTGCACTTAACAGCAGAGCACCGCCTTCGGCATTCGACAGCCAGTTGTACTCTGGGCTGCTCAGAACGATGAAGTGGATAAGCAGCGCCACCACAAAACCGAGAATAGTAAAAATGACGATATTCGTCCGCACCGGGCTGCGAGGCTGCATGAATAGTCCCTCCTCACTCTACATCATCTAGGGAAGCCACGGTTTCCAGAGATAGACCAGCAGGTGGGCAATGGCTGCAATGACACCAAAGCCGTAGAACGACTTCACCACGATGTCGTGCAGCAGCCAGTCCTGGTTGTTAAACAGCGGACGCCATTTTGGTGGAACCAGATCATCGTCGTCGCGCATGGGCGAACCTCCACTCTTCTGCTACCGGCGAGATTGTGACCGACACCCGGCTGGTCTCCTGCGAAACTGCCGCTATCGTAAGCGCCCTTCAGCGGTATTCGTTGAAGACCATGCAACGGCGGTGTGTTGCTTAAATTATATAGAAATCAAAGAAAAATGTCAATCCGTTGCTTTTAAGAAAAAAGACAATCCCAGGTTGCGATTCTTCTGGCATTCCGTGCTCAGTAAGCAGGTTGTTTCAAATGCCTGTAACTGCTTTGGGTTGGGTGCGTGCAGATGTTGTTGGTCGATGATTCGGTTGATTCGTAGCGTACCTGCGTGATGTTACGGCTGGGTAGCCCTGACTCCCAGCGATGCGTTATTGGGTTGCTAGAAGTTATCTCAATACTGACCGACTCCATAGATCGTGACGAGCACACACCGTATCCCCGTGACCAGCAGGGTAAACGGCGTAACACGCGCATGATCGTGAGCATGGCTGATGCGGCAGCCACGCTGCCGCACTCCAAACTCCGCGACACACGCCTGACGAACGGGCAAGGCCACCCATCCAACCAGGATGGCATTGGCTAGAGATGATCGTCAGCCCTTCGCCTGTGCGATGGTCGGGTAGCACGACCACACAGATTTTTACGAAATAAGTTCTAGTTGAGTATGGATGCGTTGCGTCACGGCAGTCTTCTGATTGCATAGGTGCAGGTGCTGAATTTTTTGTGCCCTACCATCTTCATCATTCATGGTTTCCTGAAAAGAACTTCCATCCTGCGACTGACGCCAATCTCTCACCAGACCGGTTATACTGCTATGACGATATTTGTCTTGTCAGGAGTTGCTATGCACCACCTGCGTCTGTTATTTCCGTATCTGCATCGTTACCGTCGTCGTTTGCTGCTGGGCTTGCTGGCAGCAGCCCTTGGCGCATCCGTCAGCGCTCTCGCTCCGCTGGTCTTGCGCCTGGCAGTTGATCGGGTTGCCAACGGCACTATCGTTCCGCTGGAATTGATCTGGTTTGGTGGCGCATTGATTGGTCTGGCTATCATTGATGGTGGCCTGAAATTTGCCCAGCGCATGTTGATTGCGGTGACGTCGTATCGAATTGAGAACGATCTGCGTGCCGATCTGTTTGATCGTCTGTTGTCGTTTGAACAGATGTTTTATCAGCAACACTACACCGGCGATCTGATGGCACGTCTGACGAACGATTTGAGTGCGGTTCGTCAGTTTCTTGGCCCTGGGCTTAACGGTGCCGCTACTGCGATTCTGACCTTTCTGGCTGCCGCTGTGTTGATGTTTCTGGTTCAGCCGGTGCTGGCGTTGATTGTGGTCTTGTTGTTGCCGTTGGCAACGATTGTGTTTGTCGCTATCGGTGGCCGGATGCGCCAGATTTTCCATCGGGTGCAGGATCAGTTTGGTGTGCTGTCGACTCGTGCCCAGGAGAATTTTGCCGGTATTCGCACAGTGAAAGCCTTTGCTCAGGAAGAGGCTGAGATTGCGGTGTTTACCGCTGATAACGAGCGGTATCGTGATCTGAATCTACGCTATGTGCTGCTGT
This genomic window from Chloroflexus aurantiacus J-10-fl contains:
- the chlG gene encoding chlorophyll synthase ChlG, which codes for MSDQTRLSSPPSLPLHKQPQSRYAWLVRSIQLMKPVTWFAPTWAFMCGAIASGALGWNESIGRLLLGMFMAGPILCGLSQVVNDYADREVDAINEPHRLIPSGQVSLRHVYILTAVLTWIGASIALFLGRQVAFFVALGLVFALAYSLRPIRGKRNGWIGNALVAISYEGLAWMAGHAAFAPLTGESVTIALLYSLGAHGIMTVNDFKSIRGDTIMGIRSIPVQYGKVMAARMVVTTMGVAQIAVIGLLFHWGHPVAATVVAILLAAQSIPNARFIRDPENNEVFFNATAIMLYVWGMLAAAIGLAA
- the puf2C gene encoding cytochrome c-554 Puf2C — its product is MQSSRPSDRQLAIVVSVAVGIVVAVITTATFWWVYDLTLGRAQREAAQTAGARWSPSDGIKVITSSPPVTPTDGRQNWMGTQAWNEGVQAGQAWIQQYPNTVNVQVLIGMSSAQIWTYMQQYVSGALGVGCQYCHNINNFASDEYPQKIAARNMLRLVRDVNAEFIVNLPNWQGNYVQCATCHNNAPNNLEGFGAQFINSVPPIKVTVDPLDANGMAILDPAQKPEAIREPVLLKDAILFYIYNYQVWKPFDPNDPESGRGSLALTYDGGRTQDQVTINQNVMNYQAWSLGVGCTFCHNSRNFVAYELNPAGDNVLNPLYAYNKLKAQRMLLLTTWLAENWPRYGAIAKPEIPTGSGAASRYSYQRLGDGQIYNVPGCYTCHQGNNIPLASINQANIPSGDAGIVVLPPQIRGR
- the pufA gene encoding light-harvesting protein — its product is MQPRSPVRTNIVIFTILGFVVALLIHFIVLSSPEYNWLSNAEGGALLLSAARALFGI
- the pufB gene encoding light-harvesting antenna LH1, beta subunit — encoded protein: MRDDDDLVPPKWRPLFNNQDWLLHDIVVKSFYGFGVIAAIAHLLVYLWKPWLP